A single window of Pseudomonas lutea DNA harbors:
- a CDS encoding glycoside hydrolase family 3 N-terminal domain-containing protein, whose product MKHHELQRAARSVLMPAIAGLTLDDPVRRHLHAGGVSVLLGETRDEYQARRMSFERRRAETHVQFSTMARDARLCAAAPVLIAVDQELGGIQRLHGLVPGMPTPAALTHMSAVDIEARSYEMAGSARAMGINLFLAPIVDVVTGVNPWLHNRTLGADPAEVARIACAFIRGVQRAGITATAKHFLGHHALAQDPAVERAVVPDNAAALQDGLEVFRQVIAAGVGAIMPGPAVFPALDPHQSASTSAAVIGLLREGLGFEGLIVSDDLDAVSILAGNSIAQAAIAALNAGAHLLLVSAEAGLDDLADAIEQAVAQGQLDARCLLAAAHKVRSTAQASHTQVEAGLYVSYPISGGHLTRRVLL is encoded by the coding sequence ATGAAACACCACGAGCTGCAACGGGCTGCGCGATCAGTCCTGATGCCGGCGATTGCCGGGCTGACCCTCGACGACCCGGTCCGTCGCCATCTGCATGCTGGCGGGGTATCGGTGTTGTTGGGCGAAACCCGGGACGAATATCAGGCGCGCCGCATGAGTTTTGAGCGCCGGCGTGCTGAAACCCATGTGCAGTTCTCGACCATGGCCAGGGACGCCAGGCTGTGTGCAGCGGCGCCAGTGCTCATCGCCGTGGATCAGGAACTGGGTGGCATTCAGCGCTTGCACGGGCTGGTACCGGGCATGCCAACGCCGGCTGCGCTGACGCACATGAGCGCCGTTGACATTGAGGCCCGCAGCTATGAGATGGCTGGCTCGGCCCGTGCCATGGGCATCAACCTGTTTCTGGCGCCCATCGTGGATGTAGTGACCGGGGTCAATCCCTGGCTGCACAATCGCACGCTCGGGGCCGATCCTGCCGAAGTGGCACGCATCGCCTGCGCGTTTATCCGCGGGGTGCAACGCGCCGGCATCACCGCCACCGCCAAACACTTCCTTGGCCATCACGCGCTGGCCCAAGACCCGGCGGTGGAGCGAGCTGTAGTGCCCGACAACGCTGCTGCGTTGCAAGACGGGCTGGAGGTGTTTCGTCAGGTGATCGCTGCGGGCGTCGGGGCGATCATGCCGGGCCCTGCGGTGTTCCCGGCCCTGGACCCGCATCAGTCGGCGAGTACTTCGGCGGCGGTGATCGGCCTGCTGCGCGAGGGCCTGGGGTTCGAAGGGCTGATCGTGTCCGACGACCTCGACGCCGTCTCCATACTGGCCGGCAACAGCATCGCCCAGGCCGCGATTGCGGCCCTGAACGCCGGCGCGCATCTGTTGCTGGTGTCGGCAGAGGCGGGGCTGGACGACCTTGCTGACGCGATCGAACAGGCGGTGGCGCAGGGACAACTCGACGCCCGGTGCCTGCTGGCCGCTGCACACAAAGTCCGCTCCACAGCCCAGGCCTCGCACACCCAGGTGGAGGCGGGGCTTTACGTGTCCTACCCCATCAGCGGGGGCCATCTGACACGCCGCGTGTTGCTCTAG
- a CDS encoding type 1 glutamine amidotransferase domain-containing protein has protein sequence MSNQLNGKKVLIITSNTGIERDELLKPLQALKDQGAAVTHATIEGGTAQLFLHDTEKDTTVTSDSKLSGLSAGDFHALVIPGGTVNADTLRQDSDAQQLVKAFADAGKPVAAICHGPWLLIDAGVIKGKTLTSYPSVRADLVNAGAADWVDAEVKQCPANGWTLITSRTPDDIPAFNEAITQALLAG, from the coding sequence ATGAGCAATCAACTGAACGGCAAAAAGGTCCTGATCATCACGTCCAACACCGGCATCGAGCGCGATGAGTTGCTCAAGCCGCTGCAGGCACTGAAGGATCAAGGCGCTGCGGTGACTCACGCCACCATCGAAGGCGGCACTGCGCAGCTGTTTCTGCACGACACCGAAAAAGACACCACCGTCACCTCCGACAGCAAGCTGAGCGGGCTGTCTGCCGGTGATTTCCACGCGCTGGTGATCCCCGGCGGCACCGTCAACGCTGACACCCTGCGCCAGGACAGCGATGCGCAGCAGCTGGTCAAGGCATTCGCCGATGCCGGCAAGCCGGTCGCGGCAATCTGTCACGGCCCATGGCTGTTGATCGATGCGGGTGTCATCAAGGGCAAGACGCTGACGTCGTACCCAAGTGTGCGCGCCGACCTGGTCAACGCCGGCGCAGCCGACTGGGTGGACGCCGAGGTCAAGCAATGCCCGGCCAATGGCTGGACGTTGATCACGTCGCGCACGCCAGATGACATTCCGGCCTTCAATGAGGCGATCACTCAGGCGCTGCTGGCCGGTTGA
- a CDS encoding glycosyltransferase, translating to MIGIIVPAHNEEDFLHDCIKSLIAASAHEGLHGEPVEILIMLDDCSDASAQVAAAHPVGTRLCAYRNVGMTRAEGARILLERGARWLAFTDADSVVPYAWLAHQVSLQADAVCGIVEVDDWSGYPEHVRQRYDSLYRPVDDHRHIHGANLGVSADAYQRAGGFKALAAHEDVHLVADLQRIGASIAWISANSVTTSARKDYRCKEGFGDYLNTLAATPIPG from the coding sequence ATGATTGGAATTATTGTCCCCGCGCACAACGAGGAAGATTTTCTGCACGACTGCATCAAGTCCCTGATCGCTGCCTCTGCCCACGAGGGCCTGCACGGCGAGCCCGTGGAAATTCTGATCATGCTCGATGACTGCTCCGACGCTTCAGCGCAGGTAGCGGCCGCGCACCCCGTCGGTACTCGGCTGTGCGCCTACCGCAACGTCGGCATGACCCGGGCCGAAGGCGCGCGCATTCTGCTGGAACGCGGCGCCCGCTGGCTCGCGTTTACCGATGCCGACAGCGTCGTGCCTTACGCCTGGCTGGCGCATCAGGTCAGTCTGCAGGCCGACGCGGTCTGTGGCATCGTCGAGGTCGACGACTGGTCCGGTTACCCCGAACACGTGCGTCAGCGCTACGATTCCCTGTACCGGCCGGTCGATGACCATCGGCACATTCACGGCGCCAACCTGGGTGTAAGCGCCGATGCCTACCAGCGCGCCGGCGGCTTCAAAGCGCTGGCGGCCCACGAAGATGTGCATCTGGTGGCTGATCTGCAACGCATCGGTGCTTCCATCGCGTGGATATCCGCAAACAGCGTCACCACCAGTGCGCGAAAGGACTACCGTTGCAAGGAAGGCTTCGGCGATTATCTGAATACGCTGGCAGCGACGCCGATACCGGGCTGA
- a CDS encoding Nramp family divalent metal transporter, giving the protein MPSASVAMPKTGNWFKRLLAFTGPGYMVAVGYMDPGNWATDIAGGSKFGYLLLSVILLSNLMAIVLQALSARLGIVTGWDLARACRERYSRPVCIALWVACEIAIVACDLAEVIGTAIALNLLFGIPLIWGAVISAVDVFLIFLLMGRGFRALEAFVIALLLIIFGCFAIQVVLAQPDLAELFAGFIPKAEVVTNPEALYLAIGIIGATVMPHNLYLHSSIVQTRAYPRTEEGRRIGLRWAVTDSTIALTLALFVNAAILITAATVFHKAGKTDVVEIEQAYHLLSPMLGVGMASMLFGVALLASGINSTVTATLAGQIVMEGFLRLRLPGWIRRLLTRGLAIIPVIVVTSIYGAQGTAKLLVLSQVILSMQLPFAIVPLVRFVSDRKLMGTFVTGPVLTSLAWGIALLIIVLNVVLLVGAFGD; this is encoded by the coding sequence ATGCCCAGCGCCAGCGTCGCCATGCCCAAGACCGGCAATTGGTTCAAACGGCTGCTGGCGTTCACCGGCCCTGGCTACATGGTTGCCGTGGGCTACATGGACCCGGGGAACTGGGCCACGGACATCGCGGGCGGCTCGAAATTTGGTTACCTGCTGCTGTCGGTGATCCTGCTGTCGAACCTGATGGCCATTGTTCTGCAAGCGTTGTCGGCGCGTCTGGGCATCGTCACCGGCTGGGACCTGGCGCGCGCCTGCCGGGAACGCTACAGCCGGCCTGTGTGCATCGCGTTGTGGGTCGCCTGCGAGATTGCCATTGTGGCCTGCGACCTGGCGGAGGTCATCGGCACCGCCATCGCGCTTAATCTTTTGTTCGGCATCCCGCTGATCTGGGGCGCAGTCATATCTGCCGTGGATGTTTTTTTGATTTTTCTGCTGATGGGCCGTGGCTTCAGGGCGCTGGAGGCTTTTGTCATCGCGCTGCTGCTGATCATTTTCGGCTGCTTCGCCATTCAGGTGGTCCTTGCACAGCCTGACCTGGCCGAGCTGTTCGCCGGTTTCATTCCGAAAGCCGAGGTGGTGACCAACCCCGAGGCGCTGTACCTGGCGATCGGCATCATTGGCGCCACGGTGATGCCGCATAACCTGTATCTGCATTCCTCCATCGTGCAGACCCGCGCCTATCCGCGCACGGAAGAAGGCCGACGCATCGGCCTGCGCTGGGCGGTTACCGACAGCACCATCGCGCTGACCCTGGCGCTGTTCGTCAACGCCGCCATCCTGATCACTGCGGCGACGGTCTTTCACAAGGCCGGCAAGACCGACGTGGTGGAAATCGAACAGGCCTACCACCTGCTGTCGCCGATGCTGGGCGTCGGCATGGCGTCGATGCTGTTTGGCGTCGCTCTGCTGGCGTCGGGCATCAACTCCACGGTCACCGCCACCCTCGCTGGCCAGATCGTCATGGAGGGTTTTTTGCGCCTGCGTCTGCCGGGGTGGATACGTCGCCTGCTGACCCGCGGGCTGGCAATCATTCCGGTGATCGTCGTCACCAGTATTTACGGCGCCCAGGGCACCGCGAAATTACTGGTGCTGAGCCAGGTGATTCTGTCGATGCAGCTGCCGTTCGCCATCGTGCCGCTGGTGCGCTTCGTGTCAGACCGCAAGCTGATGGGCACATTCGTGACCGGACCGGTGCTGACGAGCCTGGCTTGGGGCATTGCGCTGCTGATCATCGTGCTGAATGTGGTGCTGCTGGTGGGGGCGTTTGGCGACTGA
- a CDS encoding copper chaperone PCu(A)C, with the protein MNALLNAVSRSLASRACGVVLLAGVSLGAVAQTRVEDPWVRATVAGQPSSGAFMRITADTDSTLLSVTSPVAKDVQIHEMSMTNDVMRMGPVDAVPLPAGKTVALDPEGYHVMLMGLNGQIKEGDQVPLALTVKNAKGETEVLNVSAPARSAATMDMQHDHGMTH; encoded by the coding sequence ATGAATGCTTTGTTGAATGCTGTTTCGCGTTCGCTCGCCTCGCGTGCGTGCGGGGTCGTGCTGCTGGCGGGTGTCAGCCTGGGCGCGGTTGCCCAGACGCGGGTCGAGGACCCGTGGGTGCGTGCGACAGTGGCGGGGCAGCCGTCCTCCGGCGCGTTCATGCGCATCACTGCCGACACCGACAGCACGTTGCTCAGCGTGACATCGCCGGTGGCCAAGGACGTGCAGATCCATGAGATGAGCATGACCAATGACGTCATGCGCATGGGCCCGGTCGACGCCGTGCCTCTGCCCGCAGGCAAGACCGTGGCGCTGGACCCTGAGGGTTACCATGTGATGCTGATGGGCCTGAACGGGCAGATCAAGGAAGGCGACCAGGTGCCTCTGGCGCTGACGGTCAAGAACGCCAAGGGCGAGACCGAAGTCCTGAACGTCAGCGCCCCGGCCCGCTCGGCGGCCACGATGGACATGCAACACGACCACGGGATGACGCATTGA
- a CDS encoding SCO family protein, translated as MNEFLTRRQVVAGMGLLGLGLLAGCDGSTTALDFKYGKDLSNKIMGRTFKLTDTDGEVRTLSSYRGLMPMVFFGFTQCPAVCPTALARAAQIKKLMGEDGKTLQVIFITVDPERDTPQILDAYIKQFDPTFVALRGSLEDTAHVAKEFGVFYEKVPAGNTYTMSHTATSFVFDSRGNLRLGLSPSLSAKQCAEDLLTVMEVC; from the coding sequence ATGAATGAGTTTCTGACCCGCCGTCAGGTGGTCGCCGGCATGGGCCTGTTGGGGCTGGGCCTGCTGGCCGGTTGTGACGGTTCGACCACTGCGCTGGATTTCAAATACGGCAAAGATCTGAGCAACAAGATCATGGGCCGCACGTTCAAGCTGACCGACACCGACGGTGAGGTCAGAACCCTGTCGAGTTATCGCGGCCTGATGCCGATGGTCTTTTTCGGCTTCACCCAATGCCCGGCGGTATGCCCGACGGCCCTGGCGCGCGCCGCACAGATCAAGAAGCTCATGGGCGAGGACGGCAAGACGCTGCAGGTGATTTTTATCACCGTAGACCCCGAGCGCGACACGCCGCAGATTCTCGACGCTTACATCAAACAGTTCGACCCGACGTTTGTGGCGCTGCGCGGTTCGCTGGAAGACACCGCCCATGTCGCCAAAGAATTCGGCGTGTTCTACGAGAAGGTCCCGGCGGGCAATACGTACACCATGTCCCACACCGCCACCAGTTTCGTCTTCGACTCCCGTGGCAATCTGCGCCTGGGGCTGTCGCCATCCCTTTCCGCCAAACAATGCGCGGAAGATTTGCTCACTGTCATGGAAGTCTGCTGA
- a CDS encoding acyl-CoA dehydrogenase: MHNDAQGLESLLAEFARRDNPHLPDAALRAAMQRCVDHGLDQLPLPGSGRTLLRWQRLAAVAGIDLPLLKLYEGHTDALAILHELGFNALGMQSDLNPPSDRRAVEAPFAKPGVWGVWAAEPPDARVIVSQRKGDQVQLDGRKAWCSGAQLLDYALLTAWASDGTPHLVAVDLKQQSVSFVSQHWQAVGMASTASVDVHFERAVGFCVGDSGGYLSRPGFWQGGGGIAAAWYGAAVALANVLRRHRQEGRAEPHADAHLGAVDAALAGAAASLRECAGWIDAHPQQDASLPVQRLRAQVEMAVEQVCRHVGRALGATPFCRDPHFARLAADLPVFIRQSHAERDLAHLGQRVAASATEDWSL, from the coding sequence ATGCACAACGACGCACAAGGACTCGAATCACTGCTGGCTGAGTTCGCCCGGCGTGACAATCCGCACCTGCCGGATGCCGCGTTGCGTGCCGCCATGCAGCGCTGCGTCGACCATGGCCTCGATCAACTTCCCTTGCCGGGCAGCGGCCGCACCTTGCTTCGCTGGCAGCGCCTGGCGGCCGTGGCCGGTATCGACCTGCCGCTGCTCAAGCTTTATGAGGGCCACACCGACGCCCTCGCCATCCTCCATGAACTGGGATTTAACGCACTGGGCATGCAGTCCGACTTAAACCCGCCGAGCGACCGAAGGGCGGTCGAAGCGCCGTTTGCCAAGCCCGGGGTCTGGGGGGTGTGGGCGGCAGAACCGCCTGACGCCAGGGTCATCGTCAGTCAGCGCAAAGGCGATCAAGTACAGCTCGACGGTCGCAAGGCCTGGTGCTCCGGCGCGCAACTGCTCGATTACGCCTTGCTGACTGCGTGGGCGAGCGATGGCACGCCGCACCTGGTGGCTGTTGACCTCAAACAACAGAGCGTCAGCTTTGTCAGTCAGCACTGGCAGGCCGTGGGCATGGCGAGTACCGCCAGCGTCGATGTGCATTTTGAACGGGCAGTCGGCTTTTGTGTCGGCGACAGTGGTGGCTACCTCTCCCGCCCCGGGTTCTGGCAGGGCGGCGGCGGCATCGCTGCGGCCTGGTATGGCGCGGCAGTGGCGCTGGCGAACGTCCTGCGCAGGCATCGACAAGAAGGACGTGCCGAACCCCACGCCGATGCCCATCTAGGGGCCGTTGATGCAGCGCTGGCTGGCGCTGCAGCGTCCTTGCGTGAATGCGCCGGATGGATCGATGCGCACCCGCAGCAGGATGCAAGTCTGCCCGTGCAGCGCCTGCGTGCGCAGGTTGAAATGGCCGTCGAGCAGGTGTGTCGGCATGTCGGCCGGGCGCTGGGCGCGACGCCTTTCTGCCGCGATCCGCACTTCGCCCGGCTGGCCGCTGACCTGCCCGTGTTTATCCGACAAAGTCACGCTGAACGGGACCTGGCGCACCTGGGCCAGCGAGTCGCCGCGAGCGCAACCGAGGACTGGTCTCTATGA
- a CDS encoding PIG-L deacetylase family protein: MNEASPFGVSGTSLSAWQDSVALRGVRPVTLEELVPPGARLVVLAPHPDDEVLTCGGLLAAMARRQDEVQLIAVTDGEGSHPGSPLWPVQRLQAERPRESEHAVAHLGLDVMRLSWQRLGLRDGQVAEQAESLIALLSEDLRPSDVLVTTWRHDGHCDHEAVGHCAAQAAANSGATLVEIPVWAWHWAEPNDPRIPWEQARKFWLSDEQLQRKRKAVGAHLSQLESDPSTGAPPVLSPVTLERLLQPFELVFL, from the coding sequence ATGAATGAAGCATCCCCTTTTGGCGTCAGCGGAACCTCCTTGAGCGCCTGGCAAGACAGTGTCGCGCTACGCGGTGTGCGCCCCGTTACCCTCGAAGAACTGGTACCGCCCGGGGCGCGCCTGGTAGTGCTTGCGCCGCACCCCGACGATGAAGTGCTGACCTGCGGCGGGCTGCTTGCCGCGATGGCTCGACGCCAGGATGAGGTGCAGCTGATCGCCGTCACTGATGGCGAGGGCAGCCATCCGGGCTCGCCGCTGTGGCCCGTACAGCGCCTGCAAGCCGAGCGTCCCCGGGAAAGCGAGCACGCGGTGGCACACCTGGGCCTCGACGTCATGCGGTTGTCCTGGCAACGGCTCGGCCTGCGCGACGGGCAGGTCGCCGAGCAGGCCGAATCACTGATAGCGCTGCTCAGCGAAGACCTGCGCCCTTCGGATGTCCTGGTCACCACCTGGCGCCACGACGGCCACTGTGATCACGAAGCGGTTGGCCACTGCGCTGCCCAGGCGGCCGCCAACAGCGGCGCGACGCTGGTGGAAATCCCGGTCTGGGCATGGCACTGGGCCGAGCCCAACGACCCGCGCATTCCATGGGAGCAGGCGCGTAAATTCTGGCTCAGCGACGAGCAACTGCAACGCAAGCGAAAAGCAGTCGGCGCTCATCTGAGCCAGCTTGAAAGCGACCCCAGCACCGGCGCCCCCCCGGTCCTGAGCCCGGTAACGCTGGAGCGTCTCCTGCAGCCATTCGAACTGGTATTTCTATGA
- a CDS encoding class I SAM-dependent methyltransferase: protein MSITGEYFDDLFANSDDPWAFRTRWYEHRKRDLTLAMLPRQRYARAFEPGCANGELSLRLAQRCDALLCMDMSARAVTLARERLSAHPHVEVLEGCLPQDWPAGAFDLVVISEWAYYLTPEAFAEIIERVRESLTPDGTVLACHWLHPIEGCPMDGRDVHQVLARHLAMERTIRHEERDILLEVWSKDPRGIDLAEAVL from the coding sequence ATGAGCATTACTGGTGAGTATTTCGACGATCTGTTCGCCAACAGCGACGATCCCTGGGCGTTTCGCACCCGCTGGTACGAACACCGCAAACGTGACCTGACCCTGGCAATGCTCCCTCGTCAGCGCTACGCGCGAGCTTTCGAACCGGGTTGCGCCAACGGCGAACTGAGCCTGCGCCTGGCGCAACGGTGTGACGCCTTGCTGTGCATGGACATGAGCGCCCGGGCCGTGACGCTGGCCCGTGAACGGCTGAGCGCACATCCCCACGTCGAGGTGCTGGAGGGCTGCCTGCCGCAGGACTGGCCGGCCGGCGCATTCGACCTGGTGGTTATCAGCGAATGGGCTTACTACCTCACGCCCGAGGCTTTCGCCGAAATCATCGAGCGCGTCCGCGAAAGCCTGACACCGGACGGCACGGTGCTGGCCTGCCATTGGCTGCACCCCATCGAAGGTTGCCCGATGGACGGCCGCGACGTGCATCAAGTGCTGGCGCGACACCTGGCAATGGAGCGCACGATTCGGCACGAGGAGCGCGACATTCTGCTGGAGGTGTGGAGCAAGGACCCCCGCGGGATCGACCTCGCCGAAGCCGTGCTTTGA
- a CDS encoding GNAT family acetyltransferase: MLSPTFTVTRLDTTPPEFIKSQIMQMVIDYVTDISMVAIAPSNPLYSLYQYGVGHEVHQYLQAMDGSLGLAVELIVALDAEDPSVVIGFLLCLPVTEAAAQDAPSQDRLNEHPTHQQPAVLQDVERACSVAYMAVQTARRRQGVARAMLKLMTDRYPHAELACFVPKVPVFEALGFNVLGARGPQVLMNTRTRQSEGLLAVLDVAPIYSSLEVRQIHSYLLKQHGKRAMTDAEKQRDRHIDHLTRQARLFANDRLGEAGGQKLNGPRLV, from the coding sequence ATGCTCAGCCCCACGTTCACCGTCACCCGTCTTGACACAACCCCGCCCGAATTCATCAAAAGCCAAATCATGCAAATGGTGATCGACTATGTCACCGACATCAGCATGGTCGCGATCGCGCCGAGCAACCCCCTGTACTCGCTCTATCAATACGGCGTCGGTCACGAGGTGCACCAGTACCTGCAGGCAATGGACGGTTCGCTCGGGCTCGCAGTGGAGTTGATCGTGGCGCTCGACGCCGAGGACCCTTCGGTGGTCATCGGCTTCCTGCTCTGCCTGCCGGTGACGGAAGCGGCCGCACAAGATGCCCCCTCACAGGACCGGCTGAACGAGCATCCAACCCATCAGCAGCCTGCGGTGCTCCAAGACGTTGAGCGGGCCTGCTCCGTGGCGTACATGGCGGTCCAGACGGCGCGCCGCCGTCAGGGTGTCGCGCGGGCCATGCTGAAGCTGATGACCGACCGATATCCACACGCCGAGCTCGCGTGCTTCGTCCCCAAAGTGCCGGTGTTCGAAGCGCTGGGCTTTAATGTGTTGGGCGCGCGCGGCCCACAGGTACTGATGAACACCCGGACGCGGCAGAGCGAAGGCTTGCTGGCCGTCCTGGACGTGGCGCCGATTTACAGTTCGCTGGAAGTACGCCAGATCCACAGCTACCTGCTCAAGCAGCACGGCAAGCGTGCCATGACGGATGCGGAGAAGCAGCGTGATCGCCACATCGACCACCTGACCCGTCAGGCGCGGCTGTTCGCCAACGATCGTCTGGGCGAGGCGGGCGGGCAAAAGCTAAACGGACCGCGGCTGGTGTGA
- a CDS encoding glucose/quinate/shikimate family membrane-bound PQQ-dependent dehydrogenase: MNDLSKASGLRRFTSIIAGIFALFLLVGGIWLLTLGGSFYYLFMGVALLVFAALLWRRSPASLWLYGALMLITVVWGLWEASTDFWALVPRFDILGVLGLWLLIPAVTRDIPARLKPGKTFLSATLALAIAVLVYSIFNDPQEINGSMATAQPAQHQPVEGIANGDWPAYGRSQSGTRYSPLTQINEGNVKDLQVAWTFNSGESKTANDSGETTNELTPIKIGDNMYICTTHQILVALDPATGKEKWRFDPKLKSDPSFQHLTCRGVAYFDQADTAQFAKSLEGAQPATTSCPRKVFLPVNDGRLFAINADNGTPCADFANNGELDLLHLQPYPYPGGLEPTSPPVVTGTTVIIGGSVTDNLSVHEPSGAIRGYDVHTGKLKWIFDTGAEDPNAIPGDGQTLVNNSPNAWAPLAYDAKTDVVYVPTGNPTPDIWGGNRTPVMERYASSIVAMNGSTGKLVWSFQTTHHDLWDMDVPAQPTLADVKTGTGEAVPAVYVPTKAGNLFVLDRRDGKPIVPVHEMPVPAGEAAPGDRVSPTQPRSDLNLTSIQTLSDKEMWGATMFDQLVCRVIFKQLSYNGQYTPPSEQGTLVFPGNLGVFEWGGISVNADRQVALMNPMALPFVSKLIPRGPNNPLWPKEGLTGTGTGTEMGIQPQYGVPYGVEINAFLSPLGLPCKEPAWGYVAGVDMKTHDVVWRKRIGTIRDSLKGIQLPPLKIGVPMLGGPISTAGNLMFIAGTQDNYLRAFNVTNGDLLWEARLPAGGQATPMTYESNGKQYIVIMAGGHGSFGTKMGDSLIAYALPSK, from the coding sequence ATGAACGACTTATCAAAAGCTTCAGGGCTGAGGCGTTTCACATCCATCATTGCAGGCATCTTCGCTCTGTTTCTGTTGGTAGGCGGTATCTGGCTGCTCACGTTGGGCGGCTCTTTTTATTACCTGTTTATGGGCGTTGCGCTGTTGGTATTCGCTGCGCTGTTGTGGCGACGCTCGCCTGCTTCGCTATGGCTGTACGGCGCGCTGATGCTGATCACTGTGGTCTGGGGCTTGTGGGAAGCAAGTACAGATTTCTGGGCGTTGGTGCCGCGCTTCGACATCCTTGGGGTGCTGGGCCTGTGGCTGCTGATTCCGGCGGTGACGCGGGACATTCCGGCGCGCCTGAAGCCCGGCAAGACCTTTCTTTCTGCAACACTGGCCCTGGCAATTGCTGTGCTGGTTTACTCGATCTTCAACGATCCGCAGGAAATCAACGGCAGCATGGCCACCGCGCAACCCGCGCAGCATCAGCCGGTTGAAGGGATCGCCAACGGTGACTGGCCGGCCTATGGCCGTTCGCAGTCAGGAACGCGTTACTCTCCGCTGACCCAGATCAACGAAGGCAACGTCAAAGACCTGCAGGTGGCCTGGACCTTCAACAGCGGCGAATCGAAAACCGCCAACGATTCCGGTGAAACCACCAACGAGCTGACGCCGATCAAGATCGGCGACAACATGTACATCTGCACCACCCACCAGATTCTGGTGGCGCTGGACCCGGCCACGGGTAAAGAGAAGTGGAGATTCGATCCCAAGCTCAAATCCGATCCCTCCTTCCAGCACTTGACCTGCCGTGGCGTTGCCTACTTTGATCAGGCCGACACCGCGCAATTCGCCAAGAGCCTGGAAGGCGCGCAGCCGGCCACCACCAGCTGCCCGCGCAAAGTGTTCCTGCCGGTCAACGATGGGCGTCTGTTCGCGATCAATGCCGACAACGGCACCCCTTGCGCCGACTTCGCCAATAACGGCGAGCTGGATCTGCTGCACTTGCAGCCTTACCCGTATCCGGGTGGCCTCGAACCTACCTCCCCGCCTGTGGTGACCGGCACTACGGTGATCATCGGTGGTTCGGTGACCGACAACCTGTCGGTGCATGAGCCTTCCGGCGCCATCCGCGGTTACGACGTCCACACCGGCAAGTTGAAGTGGATTTTCGACACGGGCGCAGAAGACCCCAATGCCATTCCAGGCGACGGCCAGACACTGGTCAACAACTCGCCTAACGCTTGGGCGCCGCTCGCTTACGACGCTAAAACCGACGTGGTTTACGTACCGACCGGCAATCCGACGCCAGACATCTGGGGTGGCAACCGCACGCCGGTGATGGAGCGCTATGCCAGTTCGATCGTTGCAATGAACGGCTCCACCGGCAAGCTGGTGTGGAGCTTCCAGACCACTCACCACGACCTGTGGGACATGGACGTGCCGGCTCAGCCTACCCTCGCTGACGTCAAGACCGGGACCGGCGAGGCGGTGCCTGCGGTGTATGTGCCGACCAAGGCCGGCAACCTGTTCGTCCTTGACCGTCGCGATGGCAAGCCAATCGTGCCGGTACACGAGATGCCGGTGCCTGCCGGTGAAGCCGCGCCGGGTGATCGTGTCAGTCCTACTCAGCCGCGCTCGGACCTTAACCTGACGTCGATCCAGACGCTGTCCGACAAGGAAATGTGGGGCGCGACCATGTTCGACCAACTGGTCTGCCGCGTGATTTTCAAGCAGCTGTCCTACAACGGCCAGTACACACCGCCGTCGGAGCAAGGCACGCTGGTGTTCCCGGGCAACCTGGGCGTGTTCGAATGGGGCGGCATTTCGGTGAACGCCGATCGTCAGGTCGCGTTGATGAACCCGATGGCGCTGCCGTTCGTGTCCAAGCTGATTCCTCGTGGTCCGAACAATCCCCTCTGGCCTAAAGAAGGCCTGACCGGTACCGGCACCGGGACCGAAATGGGTATCCAGCCGCAATATGGCGTTCCGTACGGCGTGGAAATCAATGCCTTCCTGTCGCCGTTGGGCCTGCCGTGCAAAGAGCCGGCCTGGGGCTACGTTGCCGGCGTTGACATGAAGACCCACGACGTGGTCTGGCGCAAGCGCATCGGTACCATCCGCGACAGCCTGAAAGGCATTCAACTGCCGCCGCTGAAAATCGGTGTGCCCATGCTCGGCGGCCCTATCTCGACTGCGGGCAACCTGATGTTCATCGCCGGTACGCAGGACAACTACCTGCGCGCCTTCAACGTGACCAATGGCGATTTGCTGTGGGAAGCACGCCTGCCGGCAGGTGGTCAGGCAACGCCAATGACCTACGAGAGCAATGGCAAACAGTACATTGTGATCATGGCCGGCGGGCACGGCTCGTTCGGCACGAAAATGGGCGATTCGCTGATCGCCTACGCGCTGCCGTCGAAATGA